Proteins encoded together in one Bacteroidetes Order II. bacterium window:
- a CDS encoding SDR family oxidoreductase, with amino-acid sequence MSDLDLINKTVVITGAGTPLGRVIVERFAQTGATLVAVFDTIDEAYERFPQQIEGWVLAADLSDEVAAQSCFGKIAEKFEHLDVLIHAAHEWERRPIDQMSYEDWDRVLRKNLYAAFLSFRESLRMMKTGPGRLIAVTGQQGADKARAQMGALAAAQAGIIRLVEATAAEYAKLDISVFAIAPSIVLTEKEGKHGVWAGDIADLCIHLCRPESKALTGAVLRAYGTVQ; translated from the coding sequence ATGTCTGATCTGGATTTAATAAACAAGACCGTCGTTATTACGGGGGCTGGCACACCATTGGGTCGGGTGATCGTTGAACGATTTGCCCAAACGGGGGCCACATTGGTTGCCGTCTTCGATACCATAGACGAGGCTTATGAACGCTTCCCACAACAAATTGAAGGTTGGGTTTTGGCCGCCGACCTTTCGGATGAAGTGGCCGCTCAGTCCTGCTTCGGAAAAATCGCAGAAAAATTTGAACATTTAGATGTCCTCATCCATGCCGCTCACGAATGGGAGCGTCGCCCGATAGATCAAATGTCTTATGAAGATTGGGACCGCGTGCTTCGAAAAAATCTTTATGCCGCATTCCTGAGCTTTCGGGAGTCTTTACGTATGATGAAAACAGGGCCTGGGCGTTTGATTGCCGTTACAGGTCAGCAGGGTGCAGACAAAGCACGTGCCCAAATGGGGGCGCTTGCGGCTGCACAGGCGGGGATTATTCGTTTGGTTGAAGCAACCGCCGCCGAATACGCCAAATTGGATATCTCCGTTTTTGCTATTGCCCCCTCTATTGTATTAACCGAAAAGGAGGGCAAACATGGGGTTTGGGCCGGAGATATTGCCGATCTGTGTATTCATCTTTGCCGTCCTGAAAGCAAAGCCCTAACAGGTGCTGTACTTCGGGCGTATGGGACCGTTCAATAA